One part of the Bdellovibrio bacteriovorus genome encodes these proteins:
- a CDS encoding CBS domain-containing protein, translating into MKIALKDHMTRKLITVSKDATASEALRLMTNYWIRHLPVMDEEEDYIVGMLSERDLLRSPHAETPVGKLMSSPLKTFPIEAPMKAVVDAMIEEKVSAFLITKDDEVVGIVTSEDMLVLLDQILKKDESSDAPWVLGDLFSNPLLQRTAYLVGQAGV; encoded by the coding sequence GTGAAAATTGCGTTGAAAGACCATATGACCCGAAAACTCATCACTGTCAGTAAGGACGCGACAGCTTCAGAAGCTTTGCGCCTGATGACCAACTATTGGATTCGTCACCTTCCCGTCATGGATGAAGAAGAGGATTATATCGTCGGTATGCTTTCCGAGCGGGATCTGTTGCGTTCTCCGCACGCCGAAACTCCTGTTGGAAAGCTCATGAGTTCACCCTTAAAAACATTCCCGATCGAAGCCCCGATGAAAGCCGTCGTTGATGCGATGATTGAAGAAAAGGTTTCGGCCTTTCTGATCACAAAAGACGATGAAGTTGTCGGCATCGTGACTTCGGAAGACATGCTGGTGCTGCTGGATCAGATTCTGAAAAAAGATGAGTCCTCGGACGCCCCATGGGTGTTGGGAGATTTGTTCTCAAATCCCCTGCTGCAACGAACCGCCTATCTGGTCGGACAAGCCGGAGTCTAA
- the mraY gene encoding phospho-N-acetylmuramoyl-pentapeptide-transferase, giving the protein MLYQWLYSMADEFSPLNVFRYITVRTFIAFFTAFLLCWIWGPHFIKRLQLKHFGQAIRDDGPQTHKKKAGTPTMGGGLILLSTLIPCLLWVDMMNPLVWGVLIITWGFGLIGYMDDWLKVSKKNSKGLSGKIRLAGEFLISGLVVLALVHFHGLSTAVTIPFVKSVAIDLGYFYVIFAALVVVGTANAVNLTDGLDGLAIVPVMISAATLGLFAYVTGHFSIANYLQIPHVVGAGELTIVAATIVAAGMGFLWFNAYPAQVFMGDVGSLSLGGFLGSMAVITQNELLMLVLGGVFVVEALSVITQVISFKMTGKRVFKMAPIHHHFELGGLTETKIIVRFWIISILLAVLSLATLKLR; this is encoded by the coding sequence ATGCTTTACCAATGGCTTTACTCAATGGCGGATGAATTCTCGCCACTGAACGTTTTCAGGTACATCACGGTCAGAACCTTTATCGCCTTCTTCACAGCCTTTTTGCTGTGCTGGATTTGGGGTCCGCATTTTATCAAACGTCTTCAGTTGAAGCACTTTGGTCAGGCGATCCGCGATGACGGTCCTCAAACTCACAAAAAGAAAGCCGGCACACCAACCATGGGTGGTGGTTTGATTCTTCTTTCCACTTTGATTCCCTGCCTGTTGTGGGTGGATATGATGAACCCGCTGGTGTGGGGTGTTCTGATTATCACTTGGGGCTTTGGTTTGATCGGTTACATGGATGACTGGTTGAAAGTCAGCAAAAAGAACTCCAAGGGTCTGTCCGGTAAAATCCGTCTGGCTGGCGAGTTTCTGATCAGCGGACTTGTGGTTTTGGCCCTGGTTCACTTCCACGGTCTGAGCACCGCAGTCACCATTCCATTTGTAAAGTCCGTTGCTATTGATCTGGGTTACTTCTATGTGATCTTTGCTGCCCTTGTTGTGGTGGGCACCGCCAATGCGGTGAACCTGACAGACGGTCTGGATGGACTGGCGATTGTTCCGGTGATGATCTCGGCGGCGACTTTGGGTCTGTTTGCCTATGTGACGGGCCACTTCTCGATTGCGAACTATCTGCAAATCCCTCACGTCGTGGGCGCAGGGGAGCTGACCATTGTGGCGGCGACCATCGTGGCGGCGGGCATGGGCTTCCTTTGGTTCAATGCGTATCCGGCGCAAGTTTTCATGGGTGACGTGGGTTCGTTGTCCCTGGGCGGTTTCCTGGGTTCCATGGCTGTCATCACTCAAAATGAGTTGTTGATGCTTGTCCTGGGCGGGGTTTTCGTGGTCGAAGCATTGTCAGTGATCACTCAGGTGATCTCTTTCAAAATGACCGGTAAAAGAGTTTTCAAAATGGCGCCGATTCATCACCACTTTGAATTGGGCGGATTGACCGAAACCAAGATCATTGTTCGTTTCTGGATCATTTCCATTTTGCTTGCAGTATTAAGTTTGGCCACTCTGAAGTTGAGGTAA
- the murD gene encoding UDP-N-acetylmuramoyl-L-alanine--D-glutamate ligase translates to MYKEYSDLKDKRILVVGLGKTGVSLAHFLTKHGAQVTVTDHKSKPELSAQLEQLGDLPIKFELGGHSPKTFIAQDLVILSPGVPSNLKIFDYARSQGIKITGEFEFSAGFIKEPIIGLTGTNGKTTVAKITEAILTESGVRTWVGGANEKPLVDYLRLDDKAQVVIAEVSSFMLEHCDTFNPGNIVFTNLAENHLDRYRSMEEYVNAKRRIFKNTNQATTSILNADDNAVVELARDPAVQRGRIFYFSRKPALEPQIMNIGGAVNIGDEIRVRTGPEIESFNIKGMKMRGKHSVENIMAAILASREHGATREAVQKVINTFTGLPHRIEYVRKVGGVMFYNDSKATNVHAVLRALDTFDENVILIAGGKDTNLNYEPLRTSVKRKVKTLILVGEAKERINRDLGDFSETFLIGTFEEAVLIAYQKSRIGDVVLLSPGCSSFDMFDSFEERGDYFKEIVRKFH, encoded by the coding sequence ATGTATAAAGAGTATAGTGATTTAAAAGACAAACGCATTTTGGTTGTGGGATTGGGCAAGACGGGTGTTTCCCTGGCTCACTTCCTGACCAAACATGGCGCACAAGTGACAGTGACAGACCACAAATCCAAGCCGGAGCTTTCTGCTCAGTTGGAGCAACTGGGTGATTTGCCAATCAAGTTTGAGCTGGGCGGCCACAGCCCGAAAACTTTCATTGCTCAGGATCTGGTGATTCTTTCTCCGGGCGTTCCAAGCAATCTGAAAATCTTTGATTATGCCCGCTCCCAAGGCATCAAGATCACCGGAGAGTTCGAATTCTCTGCCGGCTTTATCAAAGAGCCGATCATCGGTCTGACTGGTACCAACGGTAAAACCACAGTCGCGAAAATCACTGAGGCGATCCTGACTGAATCCGGTGTAAGAACCTGGGTGGGCGGGGCGAATGAAAAGCCGCTGGTGGATTACCTGCGTCTGGATGACAAAGCTCAAGTGGTGATCGCGGAAGTATCAAGCTTCATGCTTGAACACTGTGACACTTTCAATCCAGGCAACATCGTGTTCACGAACCTGGCTGAAAACCACCTGGATCGTTACCGTTCCATGGAAGAATACGTCAATGCAAAACGCCGTATCTTCAAAAACACCAACCAGGCAACCACCAGCATTCTGAATGCGGATGACAACGCGGTTGTTGAGTTGGCTCGTGATCCGGCAGTTCAGCGCGGTCGTATCTTCTACTTCTCCCGCAAACCGGCTTTGGAACCTCAAATCATGAACATCGGTGGCGCTGTGAATATCGGCGACGAAATCCGTGTTCGTACCGGCCCAGAGATCGAAAGCTTCAATATCAAGGGCATGAAAATGCGCGGTAAACATTCCGTGGAAAACATCATGGCGGCGATCCTGGCATCCCGCGAACATGGTGCAACCCGTGAAGCGGTTCAGAAAGTGATCAACACTTTCACCGGTCTGCCTCACCGTATCGAATACGTGCGCAAAGTGGGCGGGGTGATGTTCTACAACGACTCCAAGGCCACCAACGTGCATGCGGTTCTGCGCGCTTTGGACACTTTCGATGAAAACGTGATCCTGATCGCCGGGGGTAAAGATACGAATCTGAATTATGAGCCTTTGCGCACTTCCGTGAAACGCAAGGTGAAAACCCTGATCTTGGTCGGGGAAGCCAAAGAACGTATCAATCGCGACCTTGGTGACTTCTCTGAAACCTTCCTGATCGGTACATTTGAGGAGGCGGTTTTGATCGCTTACCAAAAGTCGAGAATCGGGGACGTTGTCCTGCTTTCTCCGGGCTGCTCAAGCTTCGACATGTTTGACAGTTTCGAAGAACGCGGCGATTATTTCAAAGAAATCGTGAGAAAGTTTCACTGA
- the ftsW gene encoding putative lipid II flippase FtsW yields the protein MLRYLSSSLFLAIITLLGIGLVQVYSSSFIFAIESYGDGLFFFKRQLIFTILAMGVLVTTIHIPFRYIEKYGWALWLVATLGVLATFVPGLGVRVGGAIRWIQLPFGVRFEPGELLKIAFSVWFASLLCRQENFLGRVKWHWIFVALVAPMALLLKQPDFGTFAIIVMVAVTLLFAFGLQWKYIIGAVAVMIPAFYFLVMSVPYRRARVLAFLDPWADPAQKGFQVIQSMLSFHSGGLTGAGLGQGQGKLFFLPEAHTDFTLAVLGEEMGFVGFVLILALYGFVVFRGMQIAVKAEEPFKRALALGLSVTFGLSVFINAGVVMGLLPTKGLTLPFLSYGGSSLVSLCFMFGLILNIENSFEEDKFSRRFGSRWTASKVKN from the coding sequence ATGTTGAGATATCTGTCCAGCAGCCTGTTTCTTGCCATCATCACTCTTTTAGGAATCGGGCTGGTTCAAGTTTATTCTTCCAGTTTTATCTTCGCGATCGAATCCTATGGCGACGGTCTGTTCTTCTTCAAACGACAATTGATTTTCACGATTCTGGCCATGGGCGTGCTGGTGACCACCATCCATATTCCATTCCGTTACATTGAAAAATACGGTTGGGCTTTGTGGCTGGTGGCGACACTGGGGGTGTTGGCGACTTTCGTTCCGGGCCTGGGGGTTCGTGTGGGTGGAGCGATCCGCTGGATTCAGTTGCCATTCGGGGTGCGCTTTGAGCCGGGCGAACTTTTGAAAATCGCCTTCAGTGTGTGGTTTGCAAGTTTGCTGTGCCGTCAGGAAAACTTCCTGGGGCGTGTTAAGTGGCACTGGATTTTTGTGGCCCTGGTGGCTCCGATGGCGTTGCTGCTGAAACAACCTGACTTTGGAACCTTTGCCATCATCGTCATGGTGGCGGTGACTTTGTTGTTTGCCTTCGGTTTGCAGTGGAAATACATCATTGGTGCGGTGGCGGTGATGATTCCGGCGTTCTATTTCCTGGTGATGAGTGTGCCTTACCGCCGCGCACGTGTTCTGGCCTTCCTGGATCCATGGGCGGACCCGGCGCAAAAAGGCTTCCAGGTGATTCAAAGTATGCTGAGTTTCCATTCCGGCGGATTGACCGGCGCAGGTCTGGGGCAAGGGCAGGGGAAACTGTTCTTCCTTCCAGAGGCGCACACCGACTTCACCCTGGCCGTGCTGGGTGAAGAAATGGGCTTTGTCGGTTTCGTTCTGATTTTGGCATTGTACGGTTTTGTTGTTTTCCGCGGAATGCAGATTGCGGTCAAAGCTGAGGAGCCATTCAAAAGAGCATTGGCTCTGGGTTTGTCAGTGACATTTGGCTTGAGTGTATTTATCAATGCAGGGGTGGTGATGGGACTTCTTCCCACCAAAGGTTTGACTCTTCCGTTCTTGAGTTACGGGGGAAGCTCTTTGGTGTCCCTGTGCTTTATGTTTGGACTTATTCTGAACATCGAGAACTCTTTCGAAGAAGACAAGTTTTCCCGTCGCTTTGGTTCCCGTTGGACAGCTTCAAAGGTGAAAAATTAA
- the murG gene encoding undecaprenyldiphospho-muramoylpentapeptide beta-N-acetylglucosaminyltransferase, with product MTVKKNIVIAGGGTGGHIYPGIAIARALQKLDPSIEVHFVGTARGLESKIVPREGFPLHLIESGQLNVKSPIQKLKTLLKIPVGLWQSIRLLGQLKPLYVIGVGGYASGPFVLAASIIGFNTAVWEPNAMPGMANRILSRFVDKCFVVFNEAKKHLKGDSIIQTGMPVRAEIEAAVHSTSENQKFHLLAFGGSQGSRIINNCLSDAVMSGGEWVKDLSVVHQLGSADLERVTEKYKNAPCEVQPFEFIYDMAKYYQWADIIVCRGGASSIAEAAAFGIIPIIVPLPAADDHQQKNAESLVQKNAGRMILQKDLTPERLISEVQSLRADKDLRDQMVRNIKNFYIPHSATVIAKEILQ from the coding sequence ATGACTGTTAAGAAAAATATCGTGATCGCCGGCGGAGGCACTGGCGGACACATCTATCCGGGTATTGCCATCGCCCGGGCTTTGCAAAAGCTTGATCCCAGCATCGAGGTGCACTTTGTCGGCACGGCTCGGGGTCTTGAAAGCAAGATTGTTCCTCGCGAGGGTTTCCCTCTGCATCTGATCGAATCCGGTCAATTAAATGTGAAAAGTCCGATTCAGAAACTGAAGACCCTGTTGAAGATTCCGGTGGGTCTGTGGCAATCCATCCGTTTGCTGGGGCAGCTAAAGCCTTTGTATGTGATCGGGGTGGGTGGTTATGCTTCCGGTCCGTTTGTGCTGGCAGCCAGCATTATTGGCTTTAACACGGCGGTGTGGGAACCCAATGCAATGCCAGGCATGGCCAACCGTATCTTGTCCCGCTTTGTCGACAAGTGCTTTGTGGTTTTCAACGAAGCTAAAAAACATCTCAAGGGTGACAGCATCATCCAAACCGGTATGCCGGTTCGTGCTGAAATCGAAGCGGCTGTGCACAGCACCTCTGAAAATCAAAAATTCCACCTGCTGGCTTTTGGCGGCAGTCAGGGATCCCGTATCATCAACAACTGTCTGAGCGATGCCGTGATGAGCGGGGGGGAATGGGTGAAAGACCTTTCTGTCGTTCATCAGTTGGGCAGCGCGGATCTTGAGCGAGTGACTGAAAAGTACAAAAATGCGCCGTGCGAAGTGCAGCCGTTTGAGTTCATCTATGACATGGCCAAGTATTATCAGTGGGCTGACATCATTGTCTGCCGTGGTGGGGCCAGCTCGATTGCGGAAGCGGCGGCGTTTGGCATTATTCCTATCATTGTGCCTTTGCCGGCTGCGGACGACCATCAGCAGAAGAATGCAGAAAGCCTGGTGCAGAAAAATGCCGGCCGGATGATTCTGCAGAAAGATTTAACGCCGGAAAGGTTGATTTCAGAAGTCCAATCTTTGCGGGCCGATAAAGATTTGCGCGATCAAATGGTTCGGAATATAAAGAACTTCTATATCCCTCATTCTGCGACCGTGATCGCAAAGGAAATCCTGCAATGA
- the murC gene encoding UDP-N-acetylmuramate--L-alanine ligase produces MKLQHAKFHFVGIGGIGMCGLAELLHNIGAKVSGSDQAENANTERLKELGVKVFKGHASSNVGDADVVVYSSAIQYGNPEISEARARQIPLIPRAEALAEIMRLKRGIAVAGTHGKTTTTSMTSAIFLEANLSPTIVIGGRFELIKSTAMLGSGEWLVAEADESDGSFHKLSPEIAIITNIDSDHLEHFKTFENVQKSFHDFAMKVPFYGKVIVCGDDPLVRQIFENFPKRILFYGFDEKNDLVVTGEQGHYAVHRNDRLLGTKHLVGEFNLKVPGRHNALNAVAAICAGVAAGIPFATCAKGLQRYEGVDRRFHFKGEKKGIKIYDDYGHHPTEVRAVLQAFREKYPKQRLVVFFQPHRYSRTQHCWHDFTTAFMEADQVLLTDIYPAGEAPIPGVTSEKLASEMKHEHAQYFVRDEKATQKILGMLKEGDVFVTLGAGDGWKLGLDVLNQL; encoded by the coding sequence ATGAAGTTACAGCACGCCAAATTCCATTTCGTAGGTATTGGAGGCATCGGTATGTGCGGCCTCGCGGAGCTGTTGCACAATATCGGCGCGAAAGTATCCGGCAGTGACCAGGCTGAAAACGCCAACACGGAAAGACTGAAAGAACTGGGTGTGAAGGTCTTTAAAGGCCACGCTTCCAGCAACGTGGGGGACGCTGACGTTGTGGTCTATTCCAGTGCGATTCAATACGGAAACCCCGAGATCTCCGAAGCGCGCGCTCGGCAGATTCCTCTGATCCCGCGTGCCGAGGCTTTGGCGGAAATCATGCGCCTGAAGCGCGGTATCGCAGTGGCGGGGACGCACGGAAAGACCACCACAACGTCCATGACTTCTGCGATTTTCCTGGAGGCCAACCTAAGCCCGACGATTGTGATCGGCGGCCGCTTTGAACTGATCAAGTCCACAGCGATGCTGGGTTCCGGTGAATGGCTGGTGGCCGAAGCCGATGAGTCCGACGGAAGCTTCCACAAGCTGTCCCCGGAAATTGCGATCATCACCAATATTGACTCGGACCACCTGGAACACTTCAAGACCTTTGAAAATGTGCAGAAGTCTTTCCACGACTTCGCGATGAAAGTTCCTTTCTATGGCAAGGTCATCGTGTGTGGCGATGATCCGCTGGTTCGTCAGATCTTTGAAAACTTCCCGAAAAGAATCCTGTTCTATGGCTTCGATGAAAAGAACGATTTGGTTGTGACCGGAGAGCAGGGGCACTATGCGGTTCACCGCAATGATCGTCTTCTGGGTACAAAACATCTGGTGGGTGAGTTCAATCTAAAGGTTCCGGGTCGTCACAATGCTTTGAATGCGGTGGCGGCGATTTGTGCGGGTGTGGCCGCGGGGATTCCGTTTGCAACATGCGCCAAGGGTCTTCAGCGCTATGAAGGCGTGGATCGTCGATTCCACTTCAAGGGCGAGAAAAAAGGCATCAAAATTTACGATGACTATGGTCACCATCCGACTGAAGTGCGCGCCGTTTTGCAGGCCTTCCGTGAAAAGTATCCGAAGCAGAGACTGGTGGTTTTCTTCCAGCCGCATCGTTATTCCCGCACACAGCACTGCTGGCATGACTTTACCACGGCCTTTATGGAAGCCGATCAGGTTCTGCTGACAGATATCTATCCGGCGGGTGAAGCGCCAATTCCAGGCGTGACCAGTGAAAAGCTGGCTTCAGAAATGAAACATGAACACGCCCAGTATTTTGTGCGTGATGAAAAAGCGACTCAGAAAATTCTGGGCATGTTGAAAGAAGGCGACGTGTTTGTCACCCTCGGTGCCGGAGACGGCTGGAAACTGGGACTGGATGTCCTGAATCAGCTTTAA
- a CDS encoding 2-hydroxyacid dehydrogenase yields MKHILLFSFLPPASVLERALSQFKATISAKELSVEEMLDQVHKIQPAAIVVVPRQKITADVIKALPDSVKIIATSSVGFEHLDISAAKERGILLSNTPEVLTECTADLGMMLLLNACRRGREYLSIMQDGWRKTYSQTDMLGLQVSGKTLGILGMGRIGRALADRARGFGMKIIYCNNKRLPPELEKDAVYFKNFHNMLPHCQIISLNAPSTPETNGIMDSKSFSLLPKNAVLVNVGRGNLVNEDALIKALQSGHLFAAGLDVFCHEPDYNLKLRDFPNVFLTPHMGSATVETRSAMGHRALDNVTAALEGQRPGDSLY; encoded by the coding sequence ATGAAACACATCCTGCTCTTTTCCTTTCTGCCACCGGCTTCGGTCCTTGAACGCGCATTAAGTCAGTTCAAAGCCACGATTTCGGCCAAAGAACTTTCCGTCGAAGAAATGCTGGATCAGGTTCACAAGATCCAGCCTGCTGCCATCGTGGTTGTACCCCGTCAGAAAATTACTGCCGATGTCATTAAAGCTCTGCCCGATTCCGTAAAAATCATCGCCACCTCCAGTGTGGGATTTGAACACCTGGATATCAGTGCCGCCAAAGAGCGCGGCATCCTTCTTAGTAACACTCCGGAAGTGCTGACCGAGTGCACGGCGGATCTGGGAATGATGCTGCTTTTAAATGCCTGCCGTCGCGGACGCGAGTATCTGTCCATCATGCAGGACGGCTGGAGAAAAACCTACAGCCAGACGGACATGCTGGGCCTGCAGGTCAGCGGCAAAACTTTGGGGATTCTGGGCATGGGCCGCATCGGCCGGGCTCTTGCCGACCGCGCCCGCGGTTTTGGCATGAAGATCATCTATTGCAACAACAAACGATTGCCGCCGGAACTTGAAAAAGATGCCGTGTATTTTAAAAACTTCCACAACATGCTTCCGCACTGTCAGATCATTTCCTTAAATGCACCCAGCACTCCGGAAACCAATGGCATCATGGACAGCAAAAGCTTTTCGCTGCTACCGAAAAACGCGGTGCTGGTGAATGTAGGGCGCGGGAATCTGGTGAATGAGGATGCTTTGATCAAAGCGCTGCAAAGCGGTCATCTGTTTGCGGCCGGACTTGATGTGTTCTGCCATGAACCTGATTACAACTTGAAGCTGCGTGATTTTCCGAATGTGTTTTTAACTCCGCACATGGGAAGTGCGACGGTCGAAACCCGATCCGCCATGGGTCACCGGGCTTTGGACAATGTCACCGCGGCGCTGGAAGGCCAACGCCCCGGGGATTCTTTGTATTAA
- a CDS encoding methyl-accepting chemotaxis protein: MEDWSDGKLHGGFAVISSKDKVKAAATDATMYIVLVAVGLSIVAMGLAFVVLNRPMKALSGIAVKLKETGTSVAQASSEISKSSQDLSSAATTAAASIEQTTSATEEMSSMIKLNAGHTNEARSLAETAQVKARHGKDEVEKLILSMDDIAKSSKKIEEIISVIDDIAFQTNLLALNAAVEAARAGEQGKGFAVVAEAVRALAQRSATSAKEIATLIEDSVHKIESGHEVVQASGTMLNEIVVQIEKLTALNIEISTASTEQSQGVSSINMSINELDRVTQNNASAAGECASAAEELAQRSQQMDSMVQELISVVEGRKAA; this comes from the coding sequence ATGGAAGACTGGTCCGACGGTAAACTGCATGGCGGTTTCGCTGTGATTTCAAGCAAAGACAAAGTCAAAGCCGCAGCTACCGATGCCACCATGTACATCGTGCTTGTTGCCGTGGGCCTGTCGATTGTTGCCATGGGCCTGGCCTTTGTGGTGTTAAACCGCCCAATGAAGGCCCTTTCCGGCATCGCGGTGAAACTGAAAGAAACAGGCACCAGTGTCGCCCAAGCCAGCTCTGAAATCTCCAAGTCCTCTCAAGACCTCAGCAGCGCCGCCACGACGGCCGCGGCCTCCATCGAACAGACGACTTCGGCCACCGAGGAAATGTCGAGCATGATCAAGCTGAATGCCGGACACACCAACGAAGCCCGCTCACTGGCTGAAACCGCGCAGGTCAAAGCCCGCCATGGCAAAGATGAGGTCGAAAAGCTGATTCTTTCCATGGATGACATTGCGAAGAGCTCCAAGAAGATCGAAGAGATCATCTCAGTTATTGACGATATCGCCTTCCAGACCAATCTTCTGGCCCTGAATGCGGCAGTGGAAGCGGCCCGCGCCGGAGAGCAAGGCAAAGGCTTCGCCGTAGTTGCGGAGGCCGTGCGCGCACTGGCACAAAGAAGTGCCACGTCCGCCAAAGAGATCGCCACCCTGATCGAGGACAGCGTTCACAAAATTGAAAGCGGTCACGAGGTTGTTCAGGCCAGCGGCACGATGCTGAATGAAATCGTGGTGCAGATCGAAAAACTGACGGCGTTGAATATTGAAATCTCCACCGCCAGCACGGAGCAGTCCCAGGGGGTCAGCTCGATCAACATGTCCATCAATGAACTGGATCGTGTGACCCAGAACAATGCCTCGGCCGCGGGTGAATGTGCCTCGGCCGCTGAAGAGCTTGCCCAGCGATCCCAGCAGATGGATTCGATGGTTCAGGAACTGATCTCGGTCGTCGAAGGTCGCAAAGCCGCCTGA
- a CDS encoding universal stress protein — protein sequence MTTHSLLIADELEHKDEASLKRSQVNRRFASDLSVRLNCPVSLLYIKTLKDIPGRLALSYAEKAKIISHKHHQLAPVMNNFAVPGKLIVKFGSPVKEISDAVKDTNSVEALIVGSRALKGMDRFFLGSVAEEVVRNVKRPVYILGPGTQRDDYSLPTKKDLRIAIVTDLTKKCRASETYGVSLAKRLGAHVVLYHSVAETLRTVEQYMFAAGEATPSIDTIYTDIKKDAQSSMEKKLERLRSKGISCEGIIEQEKTPLVDTFLAGPAGNCDLICMGDESHGGLLGTLLGSNLRDMIAKSPVPVIVVRS from the coding sequence ATGACCACTCATTCACTTCTTATTGCCGACGAACTGGAACATAAAGACGAAGCCTCTTTGAAAAGATCCCAGGTGAACCGTCGCTTCGCCTCGGACCTGTCTGTCCGCCTGAATTGCCCGGTGTCTTTGTTGTATATCAAAACACTCAAAGACATTCCGGGACGACTGGCACTTTCCTATGCTGAAAAAGCCAAAATCATCAGCCACAAACATCATCAACTGGCCCCGGTCATGAACAACTTTGCTGTTCCCGGAAAGTTGATTGTGAAGTTCGGCTCGCCAGTGAAAGAAATCTCTGACGCCGTCAAAGACACCAACAGCGTTGAAGCTTTGATCGTCGGGTCCCGCGCACTCAAAGGGATGGACCGGTTCTTCCTGGGAAGCGTGGCCGAGGAAGTAGTGCGCAATGTGAAGCGGCCCGTTTACATCCTGGGCCCCGGCACTCAGCGCGACGACTACAGCCTGCCGACCAAAAAGGACCTGCGCATCGCCATCGTCACCGATCTGACGAAAAAGTGCCGCGCCTCTGAAACCTATGGCGTCAGTCTGGCGAAACGACTGGGTGCCCACGTTGTTCTTTATCATTCCGTCGCAGAAACCTTGCGCACGGTAGAGCAATACATGTTTGCTGCTGGGGAAGCGACTCCAAGTATCGACACCATCTATACTGACATCAAAAAAGACGCCCAGAGTTCCATGGAGAAAAAACTGGAGCGTCTGCGCAGCAAGGGCATTTCCTGCGAGGGCATCATTGAGCAGGAAAAAACTCCGCTGGTGGACACCTTCCTTGCGGGACCTGCCGGCAACTGCGATCTGATCTGCATGGGTGATGAAAGCCACGGCGGACTTCTGGGCACGCTTCTGGGATCCAACCTTCGCGACATGATCGCAAAATCCCCCGTTCCTGTAATTGTTGTGAGATCTTAA
- a CDS encoding methyl-accepting chemotaxis protein translates to MENWSDNKLHGVFAVTSSTDRVAEAASNTTYSILLWALLITVVILAVSYALLRSPLGALLEAIATLNRAGTQVSTTGNEIFSSSQSLSNSAVKAAASIEETSASTEEVSSMVKMNSQHASKARDLAHTAQEKARIGEREVQKLTTSMDEITSSSKRIEEIITVIDDIAFQTNLLALNASVEAARAGEHGKGFAVVAEAVRSLAQRSATSAKEISNLINDSVEKIESGHEVVRSSADSLKEIVTTIEKLSALNTEISGASSEQEQGILQINKALTDMDKITQANAAAAEECAAASEELTRQSSVMEEAVQQLNVIISGNSDQAAS, encoded by the coding sequence ATGGAAAACTGGAGCGACAACAAGCTTCACGGTGTGTTCGCAGTGACCTCTTCCACAGACCGTGTCGCCGAGGCCGCCAGCAACACCACCTACTCTATTTTGCTGTGGGCTTTGCTGATCACGGTCGTGATTCTGGCCGTTTCCTATGCACTGCTGCGCTCCCCTCTGGGCGCACTGCTGGAGGCGATTGCCACCCTCAACCGCGCCGGCACGCAGGTGTCGACCACCGGCAATGAAATCTTCAGCTCCAGCCAAAGCCTCAGCAATTCCGCCGTGAAGGCGGCGGCTTCCATCGAAGAAACCTCCGCTTCCACTGAAGAGGTCTCCAGCATGGTGAAAATGAATTCCCAGCACGCCTCCAAAGCCCGCGACCTGGCCCACACCGCCCAGGAAAAGGCGCGCATCGGTGAACGCGAGGTTCAGAAGCTGACGACATCCATGGATGAAATCACTTCCAGCTCAAAAAGAATCGAAGAGATCATCACGGTGATTGATGATATCGCCTTCCAGACCAATCTGCTGGCCTTGAATGCGTCTGTAGAGGCGGCCCGTGCCGGTGAACATGGCAAAGGCTTTGCTGTCGTCGCAGAGGCCGTTCGCAGCCTGGCACAACGAAGCGCCACTTCCGCCAAAGAAATTTCCAATCTGATCAACGACAGTGTTGAAAAGATTGAGTCAGGTCACGAAGTTGTTCGATCCAGTGCAGATTCATTAAAAGAAATCGTAACCACCATCGAAAAGCTGTCCGCCCTAAATACGGAAATATCCGGCGCCAGCTCAGAACAGGAACAGGGCATTCTGCAAATTAACAAGGCCTTGACCGACATGGATAAAATCACACAAGCCAACGCAGCGGCAGCCGAAGAGTGCGCTGCTGCTTCAGAAGAGCTGACGCGCCAGTCATCTGTTATGGAAGAAGCAGTCCAGCAACTGAATGTTATTATTAGCGGAAACTCAGACCAGGCCGCTTCGTGA